A single genomic interval of Zobellia nedashkovskayae harbors:
- a CDS encoding AraC family transcriptional regulator — MNKILQSLKLTFLHGGYSKLNSEWDYDNVISPFSRLYLVTKGTAKMYHSYEEFDLEPDHIYLVPSFTYSRYQCDDHLELYYIHFIEELGDRLSIYDVKDFRYDIEANDNHFSYFKNIIQLHPKRYLVDDDPKIYDNQKFLVETEKKNDLLSAKSFIETQGLLQLLFASFVQNSKSSKLNIRSDFHEVLNYIKGHLHEQLTVADLAKYFNLSADHFSRVFQQKFGIRPSKYIQTIRIERSETLLLTTNNTLAEIAEKTGLGTVSYLSRLFKLKNGITPGAFRKKRPGG, encoded by the coding sequence ATGAACAAGATATTGCAATCATTGAAGCTTACTTTTCTTCATGGTGGCTACTCTAAGCTAAATTCTGAGTGGGATTATGACAATGTTATCAGTCCTTTTTCCCGATTATATTTAGTGACCAAGGGCACTGCCAAGATGTATCACAGTTATGAAGAATTTGATCTTGAGCCGGACCACATCTATCTTGTTCCCAGTTTTACCTATAGCCGCTATCAATGTGATGATCATTTAGAGCTATATTATATTCATTTCATAGAAGAATTAGGAGATAGGCTTTCTATTTACGATGTTAAAGATTTTAGATATGATATTGAGGCCAATGACAATCATTTCAGTTATTTCAAGAACATTATTCAACTTCATCCAAAGCGCTACTTAGTAGATGATGATCCTAAAATTTATGATAACCAAAAGTTTTTAGTTGAAACTGAAAAGAAAAATGATTTGTTATCTGCTAAATCTTTCATAGAAACCCAAGGGCTTCTCCAGCTCTTATTTGCATCTTTTGTGCAAAATAGCAAAAGCTCAAAATTGAATATCAGAAGTGATTTTCACGAAGTCCTTAACTACATAAAAGGACATTTACACGAACAACTTACCGTTGCTGATCTTGCGAAGTATTTTAACCTAAGTGCCGACCATTTCTCTCGGGTTTTTCAACAAAAATTTGGAATTAGGCCAAGTAAATATATTCAGACCATACGAATTGAACGTTCAGAAACACTTTTACTTACCACCAATAATACTTTAGCAGAAATAGCCGAAAAAACAGGGTTAGGTACGGTATCTTATCTTTCAAGATTGTTCAAATTAAAAAATGGAATAACCCCGGGAGCCTTTCGTAAAAAGAGACCCGGAGGTTAA
- a CDS encoding arylsulfatase yields MKRNLFIKFCLIAGLMANVSCGQQKKAETEKATTLETDDDKPNVIIVFTDDQGYGDLASHGNEYIKTPNLTSFGKESLELTNFHVGTTCAPSRAGLMTGRNGNRNNAWHTIGGCSILLEDEKTIAQVFEEGGYKTAMFGKWHLGDNYPYRPFDRGFQETLYNGGGGVQQTPDYWNNTYFDDTYFRNGEPEKVSGYATDVWFDEAIKYVQRTKEEPFFLYLPLNAAHSPFNVPEEYAKMYEDAPLTDVQKRFYGMITNIDENFGKLISFLKDEKLFDNTIIIFTTDNGTAAGIKKNKDGSISGYNAGLRGTKGSHYDGGHKVPFFISWPDGDIKKGVVSNELVANVDLLPTLTKMAGVPFSSEKPLDGADMTSVILEQSKSEERMLVIDTQRDQWPIKGKNSCVMNTEWRLIDGTELYNIIDDPGQKNDIASQHPEIVQKMQAFYDQWWTSIEPEMKYAEIPLGNPKANPVMITVHDMHTNDNIPWNQVLIRKGEFGPNGFYSVNIVEDGNYQFKLYRYPPESDLSLNAAADEIARSFSVDELPVGRSLVFKTAEVKLGDTLLKENIEENKSYVSLDGKLNKGSYELHSDFFTNDGVKFPAYYIEIEKK; encoded by the coding sequence ATGAAAAGAAATCTATTTATCAAATTCTGCCTTATAGCGGGTCTAATGGCAAATGTCTCATGCGGACAACAAAAGAAAGCGGAAACAGAAAAGGCAACAACTTTAGAAACAGATGATGACAAGCCTAATGTCATCATAGTTTTTACGGATGACCAAGGATATGGAGATTTAGCTTCTCACGGTAACGAGTATATTAAAACACCTAACTTAACCTCTTTTGGAAAGGAATCCTTGGAACTTACGAACTTTCACGTGGGTACAACTTGTGCGCCTAGCCGTGCTGGTCTTATGACAGGACGTAATGGCAATAGAAATAATGCATGGCACACCATAGGGGGTTGTTCCATATTATTGGAGGATGAAAAAACTATAGCTCAGGTTTTTGAAGAAGGTGGCTATAAAACGGCGATGTTCGGTAAGTGGCATTTAGGAGATAATTATCCTTATAGACCTTTTGATAGAGGTTTTCAAGAAACACTTTATAACGGTGGGGGCGGCGTACAGCAGACACCTGATTATTGGAACAACACCTATTTTGACGACACTTATTTTAGAAATGGCGAACCGGAAAAAGTATCAGGCTACGCTACTGATGTATGGTTTGATGAGGCAATTAAGTATGTGCAACGTACCAAAGAGGAACCTTTTTTCTTGTACTTACCGCTTAATGCAGCACACTCACCTTTTAATGTGCCGGAAGAATATGCCAAGATGTACGAAGATGCACCTTTGACAGATGTACAAAAACGGTTTTATGGTATGATCACCAATATTGACGAGAATTTTGGAAAGCTGATTTCTTTTTTAAAAGATGAAAAATTATTTGATAATACCATAATCATCTTTACTACGGATAATGGTACTGCCGCAGGTATTAAAAAGAATAAGGATGGTAGTATTTCAGGGTATAACGCCGGTTTGCGTGGCACTAAGGGAAGTCATTATGATGGCGGACATAAGGTTCCGTTTTTCATTAGTTGGCCAGATGGCGATATTAAAAAAGGTGTAGTTAGTAATGAGTTGGTGGCAAATGTAGATTTACTGCCAACACTGACCAAAATGGCAGGGGTTCCTTTTAGTTCAGAAAAACCGTTGGATGGGGCCGATATGACTTCAGTTATATTGGAGCAGTCTAAAAGTGAAGAACGTATGTTGGTTATTGATACACAGCGCGACCAGTGGCCTATAAAAGGGAAAAACAGTTGTGTAATGAATACCGAATGGCGCCTAATAGATGGTACGGAGTTGTATAATATTATTGATGATCCGGGTCAGAAAAATGATATCGCTAGTCAACACCCGGAGATAGTTCAAAAAATGCAAGCATTCTATGATCAATGGTGGACGAGTATAGAACCGGAAATGAAATATGCAGAAATTCCTTTGGGCAATCCAAAAGCGAATCCGGTAATGATAACGGTTCATGATATGCACACCAATGATAATATACCATGGAACCAAGTTCTAATTCGAAAAGGGGAATTTGGGCCAAATGGGTTTTATAGTGTAAACATTGTTGAGGATGGGAATTATCAATTCAAACTTTATAGATACCCACCAGAATCAGACTTATCTCTTAATGCTGCGGCAGATGAAATTGCGAGATCTTTTTCTGTAGACGAATTGCCTGTTGGTAGAAGTCTCGTTTTTAAAACTGCAGAAGTAAAACTGGGTGATACGTTATTAAAAGAAAATATTGAAGAGAATAAGTCATATGTCTCGCTAGATGGAAAATTAAACAAGGGTAGTTATGAGCTTCATAGTGATTTCTTCACAAACGATGGTGTCAAATTTCCTGCTTACTACATAGAGATCGAAAAAAAGTAA
- a CDS encoding two-component regulator propeller domain-containing protein → MKILVNSKQFLKAIWILSCVLFSYTLCYSQNHISFKHITTSDGLSQSDINAIYQDKQGFMWFGTHDGLNKYDGYKFTVYNPSANKPNRISSNLVSAITGDETGNLWVGTTGSGLNFYNAATGKFTSYLNDEENASSLIGNHITALFKDSKNRLWVGAIDGLDMVDLSASSKKVEFHHFSSEQDPFVLGWDGSSIYTIYEDKNGQILIGGATGLFKLKKDPNGKDYFGKVNKSLGLPDGIVRSITEDNLGRLVIATNVGLFCQVKGKELAKVYDANINNILVDNNNRLWAGSDEGLFYFENTSQDKIPQLVKRFTYDSRDVGSISKNIIKSLFLDETGIVWVGTNGGGINTFDSGKKPFLNVRNTPDPQSLSYDKIRAMYEDSNGTVWVGTEGGGLNMQLKNDDDGNYNKFQHFSLIPRTFAITETNIDNKKTLLIGAEGTPGLYLLDISNPKNVKESDLVSQGLMGGVFSLLNDSKENIWIGTYTSGIHRWIKKEDGKGFTKSTFKSYPKQPNALPSNIIRDILEDSEGNIWFATGGGLSMVNAIERYKKQPKFETYKNDKKNAKSISHNYILSLYQSTAGDLWIGTFGGGLDKFIPGKEGEEDAFVSYSIRDGLPNNVIKGILEDREGNLWLSTNMGLSKFNPKNETFKNYNESDGLQDNEFQELACLKRADGEMLFGGINGFNAFYPEEINDNEQPAETVITDLLVSNTSVRIGEKVNGNVILEKSINQIDNVKLGYKQNNFSFEFAALHYAAPLKNKFAYMLEGFDNDWVQTTSGKRFATYTNLEPGNYTFKVKASNNDGLWDQSPSEIKIKITPPIWQSSGAYLFYGLLVLGVLWLFWRYTFIRTSKKHQLELNHLEKAKSEEMQQVKLEFFTNISHEFRTPLTLIKGPLEYLRKDGSKVSQTKVQEQYNIMYKNTNYLLKLVNQLLDFRKIDQGKMHLVVRNSNVVEFIQEVGQPFQFLAHKQNVNFSISSTEDPLMSWFDHDALEKIMNNLLSNAFKYTPDGGHINVEMSTEEATNLKGQTKNVVIKVRDSGFGIAKNRVNTIFERFNTQDKKDRRNLQGAGIGLSFTKNLIELHQGSIVVKSKPNKGTNFVVRLPLDKETFMNIPEVSIKEVSESDFLVRSSETESFAIGINDEILDEDVSKSRPKLPILLMVDDNADIRMLVKQALDSDYVIYEAENGKQALKMAKSLMPNIILTDILMPVMNGTEFAEKLKTDKETSHIPIVMLTAKASEESEIENLKMGVEGYIRKPFDMELLQLTLSNILKQRDELRKQFTRNITLQPTEITVTSVDESFLQAAIEIVEKHMMNTDFNVEMLVKEMGYSRSNLYMKFKEITGLSSSEFIRNIRLKRAVQLFEQSDLSVKEIMYKTGFNTASYFSKCFKKQFGVIPSEYVAKLKDKKQPLR, encoded by the coding sequence TTTACATCTTATCTTAATGATGAAGAAAATGCATCTAGCTTAATAGGAAATCATATTACTGCTTTATTTAAGGATAGTAAAAATCGTTTATGGGTCGGTGCTATTGATGGTCTCGATATGGTTGATCTGTCCGCATCATCCAAGAAAGTAGAATTTCATCATTTTAGTTCTGAGCAAGATCCCTTTGTTTTAGGGTGGGATGGTAGCTCAATTTATACTATTTATGAAGACAAGAATGGGCAAATATTGATTGGAGGAGCAACTGGTCTTTTTAAGTTAAAGAAAGACCCAAATGGTAAAGATTATTTTGGAAAAGTAAACAAATCGCTTGGACTCCCTGACGGTATCGTAAGAAGTATTACCGAGGACAACTTAGGAAGGCTTGTCATAGCAACTAACGTAGGCCTATTCTGCCAAGTCAAAGGAAAAGAGCTTGCAAAGGTTTATGATGCCAATATTAATAACATTTTGGTAGATAATAACAATCGCTTGTGGGCTGGTTCCGATGAGGGGCTGTTCTATTTTGAAAATACTTCTCAAGATAAGATTCCTCAGTTGGTTAAACGCTTTACCTATGATTCAAGAGATGTTGGTAGTATTAGTAAAAACATAATAAAATCATTATTCCTGGACGAGACCGGTATTGTTTGGGTGGGTACCAATGGTGGGGGGATCAATACTTTTGATTCTGGAAAAAAACCTTTCTTAAATGTTAGAAATACCCCAGACCCTCAGAGTTTGAGCTATGATAAAATTAGGGCAATGTATGAGGATAGCAATGGAACGGTATGGGTTGGTACTGAAGGTGGCGGGCTGAATATGCAGCTCAAAAACGATGATGATGGCAACTATAATAAATTTCAACATTTTTCTTTAATACCCAGGACATTTGCTATTACCGAAACAAATATAGATAATAAGAAAACCTTGCTTATTGGTGCAGAAGGAACACCAGGTTTGTATTTGCTGGATATTAGTAATCCAAAAAATGTAAAAGAATCAGATTTAGTTTCCCAAGGCTTAATGGGTGGAGTTTTCAGTCTGTTGAACGACTCTAAAGAAAACATTTGGATTGGTACTTATACCTCAGGTATACATAGGTGGATAAAAAAAGAAGATGGTAAAGGTTTTACTAAATCAACTTTTAAAAGTTATCCTAAACAGCCTAACGCATTGCCTAGTAACATCATCAGGGATATCCTTGAGGATAGTGAAGGTAATATTTGGTTTGCAACAGGAGGCGGTCTGAGTATGGTAAATGCTATTGAGCGCTATAAAAAACAACCTAAGTTCGAAACGTATAAAAATGATAAAAAAAATGCGAAATCAATAAGTCATAACTACATACTCTCATTATATCAAAGCACAGCGGGAGATTTGTGGATAGGTACTTTTGGCGGTGGACTCGACAAGTTTATTCCAGGTAAAGAAGGAGAAGAAGATGCTTTTGTTTCATATTCTATTCGGGATGGACTACCGAATAATGTCATCAAAGGTATTTTAGAAGATAGAGAAGGAAACCTTTGGCTTTCTACAAATATGGGGCTTTCTAAATTCAACCCTAAAAATGAAACTTTTAAGAATTATAATGAAAGTGATGGTCTACAGGATAATGAATTTCAAGAATTAGCTTGTTTAAAGCGGGCAGATGGGGAAATGCTTTTTGGTGGAATAAATGGTTTTAACGCCTTTTATCCCGAAGAGATAAATGATAATGAACAACCTGCGGAAACGGTAATAACGGATTTGCTGGTTTCCAATACATCTGTTAGGATTGGAGAAAAAGTAAACGGCAACGTTATTTTGGAGAAAAGCATTAACCAAATTGATAATGTTAAGTTGGGCTACAAACAGAATAATTTCTCTTTTGAATTTGCGGCTTTACATTATGCAGCTCCATTAAAAAATAAGTTTGCCTACATGCTTGAAGGTTTTGATAATGATTGGGTTCAAACCACTTCTGGTAAGCGATTTGCGACCTATACGAACTTAGAGCCGGGAAATTATACTTTTAAGGTGAAAGCCTCAAATAATGATGGCCTATGGGATCAGTCGCCTTCCGAAATAAAAATTAAGATTACACCGCCAATCTGGCAAAGTTCTGGAGCGTATTTATTTTACGGACTTCTAGTTTTAGGGGTTCTTTGGTTGTTTTGGAGATATACTTTTATCAGGACGAGTAAAAAGCATCAGCTGGAGTTAAATCACCTGGAGAAAGCTAAATCTGAAGAAATGCAACAGGTAAAACTAGAGTTTTTTACTAATATTTCACATGAATTCAGAACGCCGTTAACCTTAATAAAAGGGCCGTTAGAGTATTTACGGAAGGATGGTTCAAAAGTAAGTCAGACCAAGGTTCAGGAGCAGTACAATATTATGTACAAAAACACTAATTATTTGCTCAAACTTGTGAATCAATTATTAGATTTTAGAAAGATTGATCAAGGAAAAATGCACTTGGTAGTGCGTAATAGTAATGTAGTTGAATTTATTCAAGAAGTGGGGCAGCCATTTCAATTTTTGGCACACAAACAAAATGTGAATTTTAGTATCTCTTCTACAGAGGATCCACTTATGTCCTGGTTTGATCATGATGCTCTAGAGAAAATAATGAACAACCTTTTGTCCAATGCTTTTAAGTATACGCCAGATGGAGGTCATATAAACGTAGAGATGTCAACAGAAGAGGCTACTAACCTTAAGGGGCAAACCAAAAACGTAGTTATAAAGGTTAGGGATTCCGGTTTTGGAATAGCAAAAAATAGAGTGAATACTATTTTTGAGCGCTTCAATACCCAAGATAAAAAAGACCGCAGAAATCTTCAAGGAGCGGGCATTGGTCTATCGTTCACCAAAAATCTAATAGAACTACACCAAGGTTCTATTGTAGTTAAGAGTAAGCCTAATAAAGGAACCAATTTTGTGGTAAGGCTTCCTCTGGATAAGGAAACATTCATGAACATTCCTGAGGTAAGTATTAAAGAGGTTTCGGAAAGTGATTTCTTAGTCCGTTCGTCGGAAACAGAATCTTTTGCCATTGGAATAAATGATGAAATCCTTGATGAGGATGTTTCAAAATCACGTCCTAAATTGCCCATTTTACTTATGGTTGATGACAATGCGGATATCCGTATGTTGGTAAAGCAAGCGCTAGACAGTGATTATGTAATTTATGAAGCCGAAAATGGTAAACAGGCACTGAAAATGGCAAAGAGCCTAATGCCCAATATTATCTTAACAGATATTTTGATGCCAGTAATGAATGGTACTGAATTCGCAGAAAAACTGAAAACAGATAAAGAAACAAGTCACATTCCAATTGTAATGCTAACAGCAAAAGCATCCGAAGAAAGTGAAATAGAAAATTTAAAGATGGGAGTTGAGGGGTACATAAGAAAGCCTTTTGATATGGAGCTTCTTCAACTTACATTATCTAATATTTTAAAACAAAGAGACGAACTCCGTAAACAGTTTACGAGAAATATTACACTACAACCTACAGAGATCACGGTGACTTCCGTAGATGAATCCTTTCTGCAGGCCGCTATTGAAATTGTTGAAAAACATATGATGAATACCGACTTTAATGTAGAAATGTTGGTTAAGGAAATGGGGTACAGTCGCAGTAATCTCTATATGAAGTTCAAGGAGATTACCGGTCTTTCTTCTAGTGAGTTCATTAGGAACATTCGTCTTAAACGAGCCGTTCAATTGTTTGAACAGAGTGATCTGTCCGTTAAGGAGATTATGTACAAAACAGGTTTTAACACTGCGTCTTATTTTTCAAAATGTTTTAAAAAGCAGTTCGGGGTAATACCTAGTGAATATGTTGCCAAACTAAAAGATAAAAAACAACCTCTTAGATGA